One window of the Tissierella sp. genome contains the following:
- a CDS encoding FliH/SctL family protein — protein MPSIIKSFRVIQTEPSHNSNNSNHIEDEIKIKLIDEANLECEKIITEARTESQRIIDDSERQSELMIESAYERSKVIFNDSKDNGYNEGYKTGHEEGYELGLSQGYDKGYNEGKIISEGLIKEALEIKNQYINKKDSLLKELEADIVELVMSIYEKIINDKIQEESDTIIDLVLNGIQNLDITDKLTIIVAKEDFDILEMSKDIILAKASMISELVIRYDISFKKGDCILETSKGNIDVSIQNQLDEVRELLTTILNNE, from the coding sequence TTGCCTAGCATAATAAAGTCCTTTAGAGTGATTCAAACAGAACCTTCACATAATTCAAATAATTCGAATCATATAGAAGACGAAATTAAGATCAAACTAATTGATGAAGCTAATTTAGAGTGTGAAAAAATTATAACTGAAGCTAGAACAGAATCCCAAAGGATTATAGACGATTCGGAGAGACAAAGTGAGTTAATGATAGAATCTGCTTATGAAAGATCAAAGGTGATATTTAATGACTCTAAGGATAATGGTTATAATGAGGGTTATAAAACAGGTCATGAGGAAGGATATGAATTGGGATTAAGTCAGGGGTACGATAAAGGATATAATGAAGGGAAAATCATATCCGAGGGTTTAATAAAAGAAGCTTTAGAAATTAAAAATCAATATATAAATAAGAAAGATAGTTTATTGAAAGAGTTAGAAGCAGATATTGTAGAATTAGTAATGAGTATCTATGAAAAAATCATAAATGATAAAATTCAAGAAGAAAGTGACACCATTATTGATCTAGTACTAAATGGAATTCAAAATTTAGATATAACTGATAAATTAACTATCATTGTAGCAAAGGAAGATTTCGATATATTAGAAATGTCAAAAGATATTATATTAGCTAAGGCAAGCATGATATCAGAGTTAGTGATTAGATATGATATATCGTTTAAAAAAGGAGATTGCATTTTAGAAACATCTAAGGGAAATATTGATGTCAGTATACAGAATCAACTTGATGAAGTAAGGGAATTATTAACTACAATACTAAATAATGAGTGA
- a CDS encoding TIGR02530 family flagellar biosynthesis protein — protein sequence MNKIDIRQLENRLINSAALKNTQQNSSTKDFNQILERIKSKDEQIKFSKHAVERLNSRNVNLSTEDMNRLETAIHKAKTKGVKEALILLDDKAFIASVNSKTIITTVNREQLKDNVFTNIDGAVII from the coding sequence ATGAACAAAATAGATATTAGACAGCTTGAAAATCGATTAATTAATTCAGCAGCATTAAAAAATACACAGCAAAATAGTTCTACTAAGGATTTTAACCAAATTTTAGAGAGAATTAAAAGCAAGGATGAGCAAATAAAGTTTTCTAAACATGCAGTAGAGAGATTAAATAGCAGAAATGTGAATTTAAGTACAGAAGATATGAATAGATTAGAAACTGCTATTCATAAGGCAAAAACTAAAGGTGTCAAAGAAGCATTGATACTACTAGACGACAAAGCATTTATTGCAAGTGTTAATAGCAAAACAATAATTACAACTGTTAATAGAGAACAATTAAAAGATAATGTATTTACAAATATTGATGGAGCAGTAATTATATAA
- the fliG gene encoding flagellar motor switch protein FliG, protein MSKRQFSGKEKVAILLIALGPQKSAEVFKHLNDEEIEELTLQIANMRMVSPDEKQLVIEEFYQICLAQEYISEGGINYAKDVLERALGSDKALDIINKLTSSLHVRPFEFIRKADPNQLLNYIQNEHPQTIALILSYLGPAQSAQILASLPAEKQADVTRRIAIMDRTSPEVVREIESVLENKFSNILEQDFTITGGVQAVVDILNSVDRGTEKFIMEDLDMRDAELSEEIRRRMFVFEDIITLDNRSIQRITREIDNSQWAIALKGASEEVKSIIFANMSKRLVEMIKEDIEFMGPVRIRDMEDAQQNIVNIIRKLEEDGEIITPRGGDEIIA, encoded by the coding sequence ATGTCTAAAAGACAATTTAGCGGGAAAGAAAAAGTAGCAATATTACTAATAGCTTTGGGGCCACAAAAATCCGCTGAGGTATTTAAACATTTAAATGATGAAGAAATAGAAGAATTAACCCTACAAATTGCTAATATGAGGATGGTTTCGCCTGATGAAAAACAATTGGTTATAGAAGAATTTTACCAGATTTGTTTAGCTCAAGAATATATCTCAGAGGGCGGAATCAACTATGCTAAAGATGTATTAGAAAGAGCACTGGGATCGGACAAAGCACTAGATATAATTAACAAGTTAACTTCGTCCCTTCATGTTAGACCCTTTGAATTCATTAGAAAAGCTGATCCAAATCAACTATTAAACTATATACAGAATGAGCATCCTCAAACTATAGCTTTAATATTATCTTATTTAGGACCTGCTCAATCAGCTCAAATTCTAGCCAGTTTACCAGCGGAAAAACAGGCAGATGTTACTAGGAGAATTGCAATAATGGATAGAACATCTCCAGAAGTTGTTAGAGAAATTGAAAGTGTTTTAGAAAACAAATTCTCCAATATTTTAGAACAAGATTTTACAATTACTGGTGGAGTACAAGCTGTTGTTGACATCCTTAATTCTGTAGACAGAGGTACTGAGAAATTTATTATGGAAGACTTAGACATGAGAGATGCAGAGTTAAGTGAGGAGATAAGAAGAAGAATGTTTGTATTTGAGGATATTATTACTCTTGACAATAGAAGTATTCAAAGGATTACCAGAGAAATTGACAATTCTCAATGGGCTATTGCTCTTAAAGGGGCAAGTGAGGAAGTTAAGAGTATTATATTTGCAAATATGTCAAAACGTTTAGTAGAAATGATAAAAGAAGATATAGAGTTTATGGGACCAGTTCGTATTAGAGATATGGAAGACGCTCAACAGAATATTGTTAATATAATTAGGAAGCTTGAAGAGGATGGAGAAATAATTACTCCTAGAGGAGGAGATGAAATAATTGCCTAG
- a CDS encoding flagellar hook capping FlgD N-terminal domain-containing protein, with translation MEVNNDKEYIYKFAATDNNSNTNKTKTAKNDLDKDAFLRLLTTQLSNQDPLNPMEDREFIAQLAQFSSLEQMQTLNKTMDGKSEEMLDSLDLMNTNQIQANVEILKEITNIRKAMDAYMIKDPVDENTSE, from the coding sequence ATGGAAGTAAATAATGATAAAGAATATATTTATAAATTTGCAGCAACTGATAATAACTCAAATACCAACAAAACCAAGACTGCAAAAAATGATTTGGATAAGGATGCTTTTTTAAGACTTTTGACAACACAATTATCTAATCAAGATCCACTAAACCCTATGGAGGATAGAGAGTTTATTGCACAGTTAGCACAATTTTCTTCATTGGAGCAAATGCAAACTTTAAACAAGACAATGGATGGTAAATCAGAAGAGATGCTTGATTCATTGGATCTCATGAATACTAATCAAATACAAGCGAATGTAGAGATATTAAAAGAGATTACGAACATTCGAAAAGCAATGGACGCTTATATGATTAAAGATCCAGTTGATGAAAACACATCTGAGTAA
- a CDS encoding flagellar FlbD family protein, giving the protein MIKVKRLNDKEFVVNSELILYIEETPDTVITLTNGQKIVVTDSVDEVINKVASYKAMIHNFERRYDGNEV; this is encoded by the coding sequence GTGATTAAAGTAAAGAGACTAAATGATAAGGAATTTGTTGTAAATAGTGAGCTTATTCTATATATCGAAGAAACTCCAGATACTGTTATTACTCTTACTAATGGACAAAAAATTGTAGTTACTGATTCTGTGGATGAAGTAATAAATAAAGTAGCTAGTTATAAGGCAATGATTCATAATTTTGAAAGAAGATATGATGGAAACGAGGTGTAG
- a CDS encoding flagellar hook protein FlgE yields the protein MMRSMYSAVSGLRIHQGKMDTIGNNIANVNTVGFKKGQVTFQEVFSQVVRGASAPTGGKGGTNPQQVGMGAAIGSISTIHTVGPGQRTDNPTDLMIDGEGFFIVSDDVNFNNRYYTRAGNFAVDGDGNLVTADGYKVLGYAADEDGKILTDVTNIRINKSETKAPTATELIHFRGNLDSNTEIDLSKDGHLIDTVVVDSLGNSYKVTFEMKKESVDSTTLDHKWQMSVKRVTDMATGNYTESATDPIPGNLLDITFNSNGKLTSVGGVADAIAEIKLNLNGVQFDRDKDGGTITPSAPLSATFKDITLFDPNNPDTTKSLTQYANEMDIKPYAQNGNTSGSLEGFSIDATGTVIGVFTNGERKALGQIMLAKFDNPMGLQKLGSNFFIDTRNSGEAQLGSAGVSGFGAISPGTLEMSNVDISLEFTEMITTQRGFQANSRIITTSDEMLQELVNMKR from the coding sequence ATGATGAGGTCAATGTACTCAGCCGTATCAGGTTTGAGAATACATCAAGGCAAGATGGATACAATTGGTAACAATATAGCCAATGTTAATACTGTTGGATTTAAAAAAGGACAAGTTACATTTCAAGAGGTATTTAGTCAAGTTGTAAGAGGGGCTAGTGCACCAACTGGTGGCAAGGGTGGTACAAACCCTCAGCAAGTAGGTATGGGTGCAGCAATAGGTTCAATCTCTACAATACACACAGTAGGACCTGGACAAAGAACAGATAACCCTACAGATCTAATGATAGATGGGGAAGGCTTTTTTATAGTATCAGATGATGTAAATTTTAACAACAGATATTATACAAGAGCAGGTAATTTTGCTGTAGATGGAGATGGAAATTTAGTAACTGCAGACGGATATAAGGTCTTAGGATATGCAGCAGATGAAGACGGAAAGATATTGACAGATGTAACAAATATAAGGATAAATAAGTCGGAAACAAAGGCTCCAACAGCTACAGAGTTAATTCACTTTAGAGGAAACTTAGATTCCAATACTGAAATTGATTTAAGTAAAGATGGGCATCTAATAGATACTGTTGTAGTGGATTCTCTTGGAAATTCTTATAAAGTAACATTTGAAATGAAGAAAGAGTCAGTAGATAGCACCACACTAGATCATAAATGGCAAATGTCTGTTAAGAGAGTTACAGATATGGCTACAGGAAACTATACAGAATCAGCAACTGATCCAATACCTGGAAACCTACTAGATATAACATTTAATTCAAATGGAAAATTAACATCAGTTGGTGGTGTTGCTGACGCAATAGCAGAAATAAAACTTAATTTAAATGGTGTTCAATTTGACAGAGATAAAGACGGTGGAACAATAACTCCATCAGCTCCTCTTTCAGCAACATTTAAAGATATAACATTATTTGACCCAAATAATCCTGATACAACTAAAAGTCTGACTCAATATGCGAATGAAATGGACATTAAACCATATGCCCAAAATGGCAATACATCAGGTTCTCTTGAAGGATTCTCTATTGACGCCACAGGGACAGTTATTGGAGTATTTACTAATGGGGAAAGAAAGGCATTAGGACAAATTATGTTAGCTAAATTTGATAACCCAATGGGACTTCAAAAGCTAGGAAGTAACTTCTTTATTGATACAAGGAATTCAGGGGAAGCACAGCTTGGTAGTGCTGGTGTTAGCGGATTTGGAGCTATAAGCCCTGGAACACTTGAGATGTCTAATGTAGATATTTCCCTTGAATTTACAGAGATGATAACTACACAAAGAGGATTCCAAGCAAATTCTAGAATCATAACAACTTCAGATGAAATGTTACAAGAATTAGTAAATATGAAGAGATAA
- the fliJ gene encoding flagellar export protein FliJ codes for MQLAGYSFKLERILNYKENIENFKKVEYGNVNQKLISAEEILESFYFHKNKLITEKNETINNISIANLKLYNDYLQDISSNIENQEHIIIEIKKELEKAKEELLVAMQERKSFEKLKENDYNEFLSESKKKEDKVIDGIVTFNISTQ; via the coding sequence ATTCAACTGGCAGGATATAGTTTCAAGCTTGAGAGAATTTTAAATTATAAGGAAAACATTGAGAATTTTAAAAAAGTAGAATATGGGAATGTCAATCAAAAGCTTATTAGTGCAGAAGAAATACTAGAAAGTTTTTACTTTCATAAGAATAAGTTAATAACAGAGAAAAATGAGACTATTAACAATATTAGTATTGCTAATTTAAAATTATATAATGATTATCTGCAAGATATATCATCAAATATTGAAAATCAAGAACATATCATTATAGAAATTAAAAAAGAGCTTGAGAAAGCCAAAGAAGAACTTCTTGTTGCAATGCAGGAAAGAAAATCTTTTGAGAAATTAAAGGAAAATGATTATAATGAATTTCTTTCTGAATCTAAGAAAAAAGAAGATAAAGTAATTGATGGAATAGTAACATTTAATATTTCCACTCAATAG
- a CDS encoding motility protein A, translating to MDISTILGLFLGIGFTLWGIMVSGDLGSYYDFPSIVITLGGTLAATLLAYPMNTLSGIGKVFQKAFLHKEISVNGIIQEIISLANVARKEGLLSLEEYGSKLDDEFLKKGIMLIVDGTDPELVRNILETELVFLEERHSQGQGMLESMGAFAPAFGMIGTLIGLVNMLKTLDDVSSVGPQMSVALITTFYGSALANIIFLPLAKKLNIRSKSEVLVKELMIEGLLSIQAGENPRIIEEKLKTFIPPDLRKEFKKVSEKEGA from the coding sequence TTGGATATATCGACGATATTAGGGCTATTTTTAGGTATTGGCTTCACTTTATGGGGTATTATGGTTTCTGGAGATTTAGGGTCATATTATGATTTCCCATCTATAGTTATTACCCTAGGGGGCACACTTGCAGCAACTTTGTTAGCTTATCCTATGAATACTTTATCAGGGATTGGTAAAGTATTTCAAAAAGCATTTTTACACAAGGAAATTTCAGTCAATGGAATAATACAAGAAATTATTTCTCTTGCAAATGTTGCAAGAAAAGAAGGTCTGCTATCACTGGAAGAATATGGTTCCAAATTAGATGATGAATTCCTAAAAAAGGGTATTATGTTAATTGTAGATGGTACTGATCCAGAACTTGTACGAAATATTCTAGAAACAGAGTTAGTATTCCTTGAAGAAAGACATAGTCAAGGACAAGGGATGCTGGAATCCATGGGCGCCTTTGCACCAGCTTTTGGAATGATTGGTACTCTTATTGGTCTAGTAAATATGTTAAAAACTTTGGATGATGTATCTAGTGTAGGACCTCAGATGTCTGTAGCACTAATTACAACCTTTTACGGTTCCGCTTTAGCTAATATAATATTTTTACCTTTAGCTAAAAAATTAAATATTAGAAGTAAATCAGAGGTTTTAGTAAAAGAACTAATGATTGAGGGATTATTATCCATACAAGCAGGTGAAAATCCAAGAATTATAGAAGAAAAACTAAAGACCTTTATACCACCAGATTTAAGAAAAGAATTTAAAAAGGTTTCAGAGAAAGAGGGAGCGTAA
- the fliF gene encoding flagellar basal-body MS-ring/collar protein FliF has product MQESIHKISLQLTEYWNGMDKKKRITLVLASILIIFVITTLILSLTRTKYEVLYGDLSLKDMGQITSKLDEMGTPWKSGNDQKSILVPAENKNRIKIELATYGLPKEGYTFMDAFSDSSWTMTDYDKKQRMKKALESELASTISEIDGVQSAQVYVDEKETTNFVLNNDENNKTTASVFIVKSTNKQLSTEKVNAIKHLVAGSTNMDPENVRVVDDEGRLLGEENTEDVFDVDQFGIKQNLETKINESIRKFLENIVGSGNVDVMSSVKINMDIEQTTIVEFSPPIEGNEEGLIRSLEEVEEHMVGGVEGGVPGTETNVEDYQMLNNSTSRYDKVSRIINNELNEINKEIRKAPGQVESITVAVLLNKDSLMEGELTPEREKEFSDLIFAATGLDTKQVQVKAASFNKQNSDIITVLEESNKWLYIGIFAFILLLIAIIIVILYSRAKARKAAIAAEEEMARLLQEVSSNELDVADIDFDAEESKMKAQIDNFIEKKPESVAQLLRNWLNE; this is encoded by the coding sequence GTGCAGGAATCTATACATAAAATAAGTCTACAATTAACTGAATATTGGAATGGAATGGATAAGAAAAAAAGAATTACTCTAGTTTTAGCTAGTATACTGATTATTTTTGTTATAACTACACTTATACTTAGTCTAACACGAACAAAATATGAGGTTTTATATGGTGATTTAAGTCTTAAAGATATGGGGCAAATTACTAGCAAATTAGATGAGATGGGGACGCCTTGGAAATCTGGTAATGATCAGAAGAGTATATTAGTCCCAGCAGAGAATAAAAATCGTATTAAAATTGAGCTAGCTACTTATGGTTTGCCAAAAGAAGGATATACATTTATGGATGCCTTTAGTGATAGCAGTTGGACAATGACTGATTATGATAAAAAGCAAAGAATGAAAAAAGCATTAGAGAGTGAATTAGCATCTACTATATCTGAGATAGACGGAGTTCAAAGTGCGCAAGTTTATGTGGATGAAAAAGAAACAACAAATTTTGTGTTAAATAATGATGAGAATAACAAAACAACAGCTTCTGTCTTTATTGTAAAAAGTACTAATAAGCAATTATCTACTGAAAAAGTAAATGCAATAAAGCATCTTGTTGCCGGTTCAACAAATATGGATCCAGAGAATGTTAGAGTTGTAGATGATGAAGGCAGGCTATTGGGTGAAGAAAATACCGAAGATGTATTTGATGTAGACCAATTCGGAATCAAACAAAATTTAGAGACAAAGATTAATGAAAGTATAAGAAAATTTTTAGAGAATATTGTAGGATCTGGCAATGTAGATGTAATGTCTAGCGTTAAAATTAACATGGATATAGAACAAACTACAATAGTTGAATTTTCTCCACCTATAGAAGGAAATGAAGAAGGATTGATTCGTTCCCTTGAAGAAGTTGAGGAACATATGGTAGGAGGAGTAGAGGGTGGAGTTCCAGGAACAGAAACTAATGTGGAAGATTATCAGATGCTAAATAATAGTACTAGTAGATATGATAAAGTAAGTAGAATTATAAATAATGAGCTTAATGAGATAAATAAAGAAATAAGGAAAGCACCGGGACAAGTTGAAAGTATTACTGTAGCAGTACTGTTAAATAAAGATTCTCTAATGGAAGGAGAATTAACTCCGGAAAGAGAAAAGGAATTTTCTGATTTAATATTTGCTGCAACTGGTTTGGATACAAAACAAGTTCAAGTTAAAGCAGCGAGCTTTAACAAGCAAAATAGTGATATTATTACTGTTTTAGAAGAATCAAATAAGTGGTTATATATTGGAATATTTGCATTTATTTTATTGTTAATAGCTATAATTATAGTAATCTTATATTCAAGAGCAAAAGCTAGAAAAGCTGCCATAGCCGCTGAGGAAGAGATGGCAAGATTGTTACAAGAAGTGTCTTCTAATGAATTAGATGTTGCAGACATTGACTTTGATGCTGAAGAATCTAAAATGAAGGCTCAAATAGATAATTTTATTGAGAAGAAGCCGGAATCGGTTGCTCAGTTGCTTAGAAATTGGTTAAATGAATAG
- a CDS encoding flagellar motor protein MotB, protein MARRKRREESGGGAPEWLTTYSDLVTLLLCFFVLLFSFSAIDAEKFKAIMISFQGGAGVLSGGTTMDSPLIPIQDSLDVESELQDLLADLEEYADTLGLGDRIIIQPEERGIVIRFMDNVFFDSGSADIKKESLEILKSVSEILNREEFVNKQIKIEGHTDSDPIIRSPKFPTNWELSSARATNVLRYLVEVEKIDGGRVSSAGYSYYRGIAPNDTIENKGKNRRVDIVILRDVYEELEP, encoded by the coding sequence ATGGCGAGAAGAAAAAGACGGGAAGAATCAGGTGGTGGAGCCCCAGAATGGCTTACTACATATAGTGATTTGGTTACTTTACTTTTATGTTTCTTTGTATTATTATTTTCTTTTTCTGCTATTGATGCTGAAAAGTTTAAGGCAATTATGATTAGTTTTCAAGGCGGTGCTGGTGTTTTAAGTGGAGGGACTACCATGGATTCTCCTTTAATTCCGATTCAAGATAGTTTAGATGTGGAATCTGAACTTCAAGATCTTCTAGCGGATTTAGAGGAGTACGCTGACACTCTGGGGTTAGGAGATAGAATCATAATTCAGCCTGAGGAGCGAGGAATCGTAATTAGATTTATGGACAATGTTTTCTTTGATTCTGGTAGTGCAGATATTAAAAAGGAATCATTAGAAATTTTGAAATCTGTATCGGAGATACTTAATAGAGAAGAATTTGTAAACAAACAGATAAAAATTGAGGGTCATACAGATTCAGACCCAATCATTAGATCTCCTAAGTTTCCTACAAACTGGGAATTGTCTTCTGCAAGAGCAACAAATGTATTAAGATATTTAGTTGAAGTAGAAAAAATAGATGGAGGCAGAGTATCTTCTGCAGGGTATAGTTATTATAGAGGGATAGCCCCTAATGATACAATTGAAAACAAGGGAAAGAACAGAAGGGTAGACATTGTTATATTAAGAGATGTTTATGAGGAACTAGAGCCATAG
- a CDS encoding flagellar hook-length control protein FliK, producing the protein MEVKIIDFKHSVKPSTNNLSKAESPIKSKDFSSTIESVNSKNSVINENNRTSKYNDTKNSGNLSNIDSKGKKIDDINGDELELDETHENEEVLLDDAMLLLSNLIVVKDIPVESEELELSLEVDTDLSLKTHISVENEELEHKTESIDNLNAEKEISEEAILKSLDEENISKLEEKPDNNLRLNIDNKNVELTSKKEVETSGIVNLFNKVDSSSTEEVATEEVDFSSNLSNKIDINDMENLNQQNSSKDSSENQEDPLVATQGGDDIELQDKPFVFIEKNGLKFVEGKMNQQEETVAVNRDNLIEQIVDKVKINFSDLKNEIKISLKPEALGELTMNIEVIKGEVIAKVMVDNQRTKEAIETNLFQLKEGIKDTGLEIKTFEVFVGSGSDFDKHNSGQFKFNQNAKKIKIKSQDNKKIADYEDYSIEGRSKVIDSYSENSLNLFA; encoded by the coding sequence ATGGAAGTTAAAATAATTGATTTTAAACATTCAGTAAAGCCATCAACCAACAATCTCTCTAAAGCAGAATCACCTATTAAGTCAAAAGATTTCTCTTCAACTATTGAATCTGTTAATAGTAAAAATAGTGTCATCAACGAGAATAATAGAACTTCAAAATACAATGATACTAAGAACTCTGGTAATTTAAGCAATATTGATAGTAAAGGTAAGAAAATCGATGATATAAATGGTGATGAATTAGAGCTTGATGAAACTCACGAGAATGAAGAAGTCCTATTAGATGATGCAATGCTTCTACTATCAAATTTAATTGTGGTCAAAGATATCCCTGTAGAAAGTGAAGAACTAGAGCTATCTCTTGAAGTAGATACAGACTTGTCTTTAAAAACACATATCTCTGTGGAAAATGAAGAGTTAGAGCATAAGACAGAATCAATAGATAATTTAAATGCTGAAAAAGAAATTTCAGAGGAAGCAATATTAAAGTCGCTTGATGAAGAAAATATTAGCAAACTAGAAGAGAAGCCAGACAATAATTTAAGATTAAATATTGATAATAAGAATGTAGAATTAACGAGTAAAAAAGAAGTTGAGACTTCTGGAATTGTTAATTTGTTTAATAAGGTTGATTCATCAAGTACTGAAGAAGTTGCAACTGAAGAAGTAGATTTTTCATCTAATTTATCCAATAAAATTGATATAAATGACATGGAAAATCTTAATCAACAAAACAGTTCAAAGGATTCCTCAGAAAACCAAGAAGACCCATTAGTAGCTACTCAGGGTGGAGATGATATTGAATTACAGGACAAACCTTTTGTATTCATTGAAAAAAATGGATTAAAATTTGTTGAAGGTAAGATGAATCAACAAGAAGAAACAGTTGCAGTAAATAGAGATAACCTTATTGAGCAAATAGTTGACAAAGTAAAAATAAACTTCTCTGATTTAAAGAATGAAATTAAAATCAGCCTAAAGCCTGAAGCATTAGGTGAACTAACTATGAATATAGAGGTTATTAAGGGAGAAGTAATTGCCAAAGTAATGGTAGATAATCAAAGAACTAAGGAAGCTATTGAGACAAATTTGTTCCAACTTAAAGAAGGAATAAAAGATACAGGTCTAGAAATAAAGACATTTGAAGTTTTTGTTGGAAGTGGAAGTGATTTTGATAAACATAACTCTGGTCAATTTAAATTCAACCAGAATGCTAAGAAAATCAAAATTAAGTCCCAAGATAATAAAAAGATTGCTGATTATGAAGACTATTCCATAGAAGGTAGAAGTAAAGTAATAGATTCATATTCTGAAAACAGCTTAAACTTATTTGCCTAG
- the fliI gene encoding flagellar protein export ATPase FliI yields MEKTINIQKYITAVKDKRFMKYTGKITKVAGLTIESNGPMATIGELCYIYPYRSNKPVLSEVVGFKDDKILLMPLGEMEGIASGSVVVGSGKTLRVNVGDELRGRVLDGLGNPIDGLGPIRSNKYYPVSNSPPSPLDRSIIEEPLSVGVRAIDGLLTCGKGQRVGIFAGSGVGKSTLMGMISRNSTADINVIGLIGERGREVNEFLQNDLTDEGLKKSVVVVVTSDQPALIRVKGALVTTAIAEYFRDKGLNVMLLMDSLTRFSLAQREIGLAIGEPPVTRGFTPSVFAMMPKLLERTGTSDKGTITGLYTVLVDGDDLTEPVTDTARGILDGHIVLSRKIANSNHYPAIDILASISRVMPSITSKEHMKLASSIKDIMAVYHEAEDLINIGAYKKGANKKIDIAIDSIDDINNFLKQETNTAPTFEDTLKMMENIISKLNLN; encoded by the coding sequence ATGGAAAAAACAATAAATATTCAAAAGTATATTACAGCTGTAAAAGATAAAAGATTTATGAAGTATACAGGAAAAATTACTAAAGTCGCAGGACTTACTATTGAATCTAATGGTCCAATGGCTACTATTGGGGAGTTATGCTATATATACCCTTATAGAAGTAATAAACCTGTGCTATCTGAAGTTGTAGGTTTTAAAGACGATAAAATACTTCTTATGCCATTGGGAGAAATGGAAGGTATAGCTAGTGGAAGTGTTGTTGTAGGTAGTGGTAAAACTCTTAGGGTAAATGTTGGCGATGAATTAAGAGGAAGAGTGTTAGATGGATTAGGTAATCCAATTGATGGCTTAGGGCCTATTAGGTCAAATAAATATTATCCTGTATCAAATTCACCACCAAGTCCATTAGATAGGAGTATTATTGAAGAACCTTTATCTGTAGGGGTAAGGGCAATAGATGGGCTACTTACATGTGGTAAGGGTCAAAGAGTAGGTATTTTTGCAGGTTCAGGTGTAGGTAAGAGTACTTTAATGGGAATGATTTCACGAAATAGTACAGCAGACATAAATGTAATAGGATTAATTGGTGAAAGAGGTAGAGAGGTTAATGAATTTCTACAAAATGATTTGACAGATGAAGGTTTAAAAAAATCCGTAGTAGTTGTTGTAACATCCGATCAACCTGCTTTAATTAGAGTTAAAGGTGCTTTAGTAACAACAGCTATAGCAGAATATTTTAGGGACAAAGGATTAAATGTAATGCTACTAATGGATTCATTAACAAGATTTTCTTTGGCTCAACGAGAAATTGGATTAGCAATAGGTGAACCACCTGTAACTAGAGGGTTCACACCATCTGTATTTGCTATGATGCCAAAATTACTAGAGAGAACAGGAACATCTGATAAAGGAACTATAACTGGTCTGTACACAGTGTTAGTAGATGGTGATGATTTAACAGAGCCTGTAACTGATACTGCTAGAGGAATCTTAGATGGACATATTGTTCTATCTAGAAAGATAGCAAATTCGAATCATTACCCAGCTATCGATATTTTAGCAAGTATAAGTAGGGTAATGCCAAGTATTACAAGCAAAGAACATATGAAATTGGCAAGTTCTATTAAAGATATTATGGCAGTTTACCATGAAGCAGAGGATTTAATTAATATTGGTGCATATAAAAAGGGTGCAAACAAAAAAATTGATATTGCTATAGACTCAATAGATGACATAAATAACTTTTTAAAACAAGAAACTAATACTGCACCAACATTTGAAGATACTTTAAAAATGATGGAAAATATCATTAGCAAACTTAATTTAAATTAG